The proteins below come from a single Burkholderia humptydooensis genomic window:
- the folP gene encoding dihydropteroate synthase: MSSSDPVFPVPEPLLCGRFTLTFERPLVMGILNVTPDSFSDGGRYVARDAALAQAERMLAEGADIIDIGGESTRPGAPPVPLDEELERVIPLVEALRGMNVPLSIDTYKPAVMRASLAAGADLINDIWGMRQPGAIDAVRDSACGLCVMHMLGEPQTMQVREPDYRDVVADVRAFLADRADALVQAGIDSRRISVDPGFGFGKSVIEHNYALLAHLPRTAPARPDGRAYPILAGMSRKSMLGALIGKPAPERVAASVAAAVCAAERGAAIVRVHDVAATVDALKVWSAVRDAARRE; the protein is encoded by the coding sequence GTGTCCAGTTCCGATCCCGTTTTTCCCGTTCCCGAGCCGCTGCTGTGCGGCCGTTTCACGCTGACCTTCGAGCGGCCCCTCGTGATGGGGATCCTCAACGTCACCCCCGATTCGTTCTCCGACGGCGGCCGTTACGTCGCCCGCGACGCCGCGCTCGCGCAGGCGGAGCGGATGCTGGCCGAAGGCGCCGACATCATCGACATCGGCGGCGAATCGACGCGCCCCGGCGCGCCGCCCGTGCCGCTCGACGAGGAGCTCGAGCGCGTGATTCCGCTCGTCGAAGCGCTGCGCGGCATGAACGTGCCGCTATCGATCGACACGTACAAGCCCGCCGTGATGCGCGCGTCGCTCGCCGCGGGCGCCGATCTGATCAACGACATCTGGGGCATGCGGCAGCCGGGCGCGATTGACGCGGTGCGCGACAGCGCGTGCGGCCTCTGCGTGATGCACATGCTCGGCGAGCCGCAGACGATGCAGGTGCGCGAGCCCGACTATCGCGACGTGGTCGCCGACGTGCGCGCGTTTCTCGCCGATCGCGCCGACGCGCTCGTGCAGGCCGGCATCGATTCGCGGCGTATCAGCGTCGATCCGGGGTTCGGTTTCGGCAAGTCGGTGATAGAACACAACTATGCGCTGCTTGCTCATTTGCCGCGGACGGCGCCCGCGCGGCCCGACGGGCGCGCGTATCCGATTCTCGCCGGCATGTCGCGCAAATCGATGCTGGGCGCGTTGATCGGCAAGCCCGCGCCCGAACGCGTCGCGGCGAGCGTCGCCGCAGCGGTCTGCGCGGCCGAGCGGGGCGCGGCGATCGTGCGCGTGCACGATGTCGCGGCGACCGTCGACGCACTGAAAGTATGGAGCGCCGTGCGCGATG
- the ftsH gene encoding ATP-dependent zinc metalloprotease FtsH yields the protein MNNNMFSKAAVWLVIALVLFTVFKQFDKPRVQEGVSYSQFMDDAKNGKIKNVVVQGRNLTVTPADGQKYQIVSPGDIWMVGDLMKYGVQVSGKADDEPNALVSALYYLGPTLLIIVFWFYMMRQMQGGGKGGAFSFGKSRARLIDENNNAVNFSDVAGCDEAKEEVSELVDFLRDPQKFQKLGGRIPRGVLLVGPPGTGKTLLARAIAGEAKVPFFSISGSDFVEMFVGVGAARVRDMFEQAKKHAPCIVFIDEIDAVGRHRGAGMGGGNDEREQTLNQMLVEMDGFEANSGVIVIAATNRSDVLDKALLRPGRFDRQVYVGLPDIRGREQIMRVHLRKVPIANDVDAAVIARGTPGFSGADLANLVNEAALFAARRGKRIVEMQDFEDAKDKIFMGPERKSAVIREEAKRATAYHESGHAVIAKLLPKADPVHKVTIIPRGRALGVTWQLPEHDNETYSKDYLLDRLAILFGGRVAEELFLNLVSTGASDDFNKATQTARAMVARFGMTDALGPMVYVDDENDGGPFGRGFTRTISEATQQKVDSEIRRVLDEQYGLARRLLEENRDKVEAMTAALMEWETIDADQINDIMEGRPPRSPKSVPPAGDPSSGGSSGAEVKPGNATAPA from the coding sequence TTGAACAACAATATGTTTTCGAAGGCAGCAGTGTGGCTGGTGATCGCACTGGTGCTGTTTACGGTGTTCAAGCAGTTCGACAAGCCCCGCGTCCAGGAAGGCGTCTCCTATTCGCAGTTCATGGATGACGCGAAGAACGGCAAGATCAAGAACGTGGTCGTGCAGGGGCGCAACCTCACCGTCACTCCCGCGGATGGTCAGAAGTACCAGATCGTGTCGCCGGGCGACATCTGGATGGTCGGCGATCTGATGAAGTACGGCGTGCAGGTCAGCGGCAAGGCCGATGACGAACCGAACGCGCTCGTCTCCGCGCTCTACTATCTCGGTCCCACGCTGCTCATCATCGTGTTCTGGTTCTACATGATGAGACAGATGCAGGGAGGCGGCAAAGGCGGTGCGTTCTCGTTCGGCAAATCCCGCGCGCGGTTGATCGACGAGAACAACAACGCGGTCAACTTCTCCGACGTCGCCGGCTGCGACGAAGCGAAGGAGGAAGTGTCCGAGCTCGTCGATTTCCTGCGCGATCCCCAGAAATTCCAGAAGCTCGGCGGCCGCATCCCGCGCGGCGTGCTGCTCGTCGGGCCCCCAGGCACCGGTAAGACGCTCCTCGCGCGCGCGATCGCGGGCGAGGCGAAGGTGCCGTTCTTCAGCATCTCGGGCTCGGACTTCGTCGAAATGTTCGTCGGCGTCGGCGCGGCCCGCGTGCGCGACATGTTCGAGCAGGCGAAGAAGCATGCGCCGTGCATCGTGTTCATCGATGAAATCGACGCGGTCGGCCGTCATCGCGGCGCCGGCATGGGCGGCGGCAACGACGAGCGCGAGCAGACGCTGAACCAGATGCTCGTCGAGATGGACGGCTTCGAGGCGAATTCGGGCGTGATCGTGATCGCCGCGACGAACCGCTCCGACGTGCTCGACAAGGCGCTGCTGCGTCCGGGCCGTTTCGACCGCCAGGTCTACGTCGGCCTGCCGGACATCCGCGGCCGCGAGCAGATCATGCGTGTGCACCTGCGCAAGGTGCCGATCGCGAACGACGTCGATGCGGCGGTCATCGCGCGCGGCACGCCGGGCTTCTCGGGCGCCGATCTCGCGAACCTCGTCAACGAGGCCGCGCTCTTCGCGGCGCGCCGCGGCAAGCGGATCGTCGAGATGCAGGATTTCGAGGACGCGAAGGACAAGATCTTCATGGGGCCGGAGCGCAAGTCGGCCGTGATCCGCGAGGAGGCGAAGCGCGCGACCGCTTACCACGAATCAGGCCATGCGGTGATCGCAAAGCTGCTGCCGAAGGCCGATCCGGTCCACAAGGTCACGATCATCCCGCGCGGGCGCGCGCTCGGCGTCACGTGGCAGTTGCCCGAGCACGACAACGAGACGTATTCGAAGGACTACCTGCTCGACCGCCTTGCGATCCTGTTCGGCGGCCGGGTGGCGGAAGAGCTGTTCCTGAATCTCGTCAGCACCGGCGCGTCGGACGACTTCAACAAGGCGACGCAGACCGCGCGCGCGATGGTGGCCCGCTTCGGGATGACGGACGCGCTCGGGCCGATGGTCTACGTCGACGACGAGAACGACGGCGGTCCGTTCGGGCGCGGCTTCACGCGCACGATCTCGGAGGCGACGCAGCAGAAGGTCGATTCGGAAATCCGCCGCGTGCTCGACGAGCAATACGGCCTTGCTCGCCGTCTGCTCGAAGAGAACCGCGACAAGGTCGAGGCGATGACGGCCGCGCTGATGGAATGGGAAACGATCGACGCCGATCAGATCAACGACATCATGGAAGGGCGTCCGCCGCGCTCGCCGAAGAGCGTGCCGCCGGCCGGCGATCCTTCGTCGGGCGGTTCGTCCGGCGCCGAAGTCAAGCCGGGCAACGCCACCGCGCCGGCATAA
- a CDS encoding RlmE family RNA methyltransferase, giving the protein MAKNRFNQSWLHDHINDPYVKMAQREGYRARAAYKLKEIDEQDKLIRPGQVIVDLGAAPGSWSQYARNKLAQGSRRDAVREGGIDGTIVALDMLPMEPIADVHFIQGDFREESVLHQLEEVLAGRSVDLVISDMAPNLSGVAVADAARIEHVCDLALEFAQNHLKPDGALLVKCFHGSGYSQIVEKFKHQFKTVAPRKPKASRDKSSETFILGRHLKQPR; this is encoded by the coding sequence ATGGCAAAGAACCGCTTTAACCAATCCTGGTTGCACGACCACATCAACGACCCGTACGTCAAAATGGCGCAGCGGGAAGGGTACCGCGCGCGCGCCGCGTACAAGCTGAAGGAGATCGACGAGCAGGACAAGCTGATCCGTCCGGGCCAGGTGATCGTCGATCTGGGCGCGGCGCCGGGGAGCTGGAGCCAGTACGCGCGCAACAAGCTCGCGCAGGGCTCGCGGCGAGACGCGGTGCGCGAAGGCGGCATCGACGGCACGATCGTCGCGCTCGACATGCTGCCGATGGAGCCCATCGCCGACGTCCATTTCATCCAAGGCGACTTCCGCGAGGAGAGCGTGCTGCACCAATTGGAGGAAGTCCTCGCAGGGCGCTCGGTCGACCTTGTAATTTCCGACATGGCCCCCAACCTGTCCGGCGTGGCGGTCGCGGACGCGGCGCGGATCGAGCATGTCTGCGATCTGGCGCTCGAATTCGCGCAAAACCATCTGAAACCGGATGGCGCCCTTTTGGTGAAGTGCTTCCACGGCAGCGGCTACAGCCAGATTGTCGAGAAATTCAAGCACCAATTTAAAACGGTGGCGCCGCGCAAGCCAAAAGCTTCCCGCGACAAATCGTCCGAAACGTTTATTTTGGGTCGGCATCTGAAGCAGCCGCGCTGA